One segment of Brassica napus cultivar Da-Ae chromosome C3, Da-Ae, whole genome shotgun sequence DNA contains the following:
- the LOC106358525 gene encoding uncharacterized protein LOC106358525, whose translation MARFQFLFFFVAVAVFAVNPSSSYRFAIVEPNPGFDSGPDPDSDSESLLFHQDYSPPAPPPPPPHGPSVSCSEDLGGVGFLDTTCKIVADLNLTKDVYIAGKGNFIILPGVKFHCSIPGCSIAINVSGNFSLGAESTIVAGTFELSAGNASFADGSAVNTTGLAGSPPPQTSGTPQGIDGAGGGHGGRGACCLTDTKKLAEDVWGGDAYSWSTLDEPWSYGSKGGSTSREIDYGGGGGGRVKMNVTQFLDVNGSLLADGGYGGAKGGGGSGGSIYITAYKMTGIGQISACGGNGYGGGGGGRVSVNIFSRHDDPKIFVHGGYSIGCPDNSGAAGTLYDAVPRSLFVSNYNLTTDTYTLLLEFPFQPLWTNVYIQDKARATCPLLWSRVQVQGQISLLCGGVLSFGLAHYGTSVFELLAEELLMSDSTIKVYGALRMTVKMFLMWNSELHIDGGGGDTTVSTSILEASNLFVLRESSVIRSNANLGVHGQGLLNLTGPGDSIEAQRLVLSLFYQIYVGPGSILRGPLQNASRDAVTPKLYCDRQDCPYELLHPPEDCNVNSSLSFTLQICRVEDIIVEGFIKGSVVHFHRAKTVTLEPSGEISASGMGCRGGVGEGKLLGNGFGSGGGHGGKGGRVCYNNSCVEGGITYGNAELPCELGSGSGDYSPDYSSSGGGIVVIGSMEQPLSGLSLEGSIRADGESVKRSSRDENGSVVAPGGGSGGTVLLFLRYLILGESSLLSSGGGSGSPAGGGGGGGGRIHFHWSNIPTGDIYQPIASVKGIIHARGGAAVDDGFHGKNGTITGKPCPKGLHGIFCKECPSGTFKNVTGSDRSLCLPCPVDELPSRAVYVPVRGGVSETPCPYRCISERYHMPHCYTALEELIYTFGGPWLFGLLLMGLLILLALVLSVARMKFVGVDDLPGPAPTHHGSQIDHSFPFLESLNEVLETNRAEQSQSHVHRMYFMGPNTFSEPWHLSHIPPEEIKEIVYEAAFNTFVDEINSIAAYQWWEGAIYSILSVVAYPLAWSWQQWRRKLKLQKLREFVRSEYDHSCLRSCRSRALYEGLKVAATPDLMLAYLDFFLGGDEKRTDLPPGIHQRFPMPILFGGDGSYMAPFSLQNDNILTSLMSQLVPPTTWYRLVAGVNAQLRLVRRGRLRSTFLSVLRWLETHANPALETHGIRVDLAWFQTTACGYYQYGLLIHADEDCEPTSPQSVSETSWTEIQPRFGVTVHKENSPAHLRETMLYNQNHTNAEDNTTRRKNYGGIIDLDSLPSLKEKRDMFFLLSFLVHNTKPVGHQDMVGLVISMILLGDFSLVLLTLLQLYSISLVDVLLALSILPLGLLLPFPAGINALFSHGPRRSAGLARVYALWNIMSLVNVFVAFLCGYVHYNSESSASKKIPFQPWNINMGESEWWIFPAGLVVCKIMQSQLINRHVANLEIQDRSLYSKDYQLFWQS comes from the exons ATGGCTCGATTTcaattcctcttcttcttcgtagCTGTTGCGGTTTTTGCCGTAAACCCTAGCTCAAGCTACCGATTCGCCATTGTCGAGCCCAATCCGGGTTTCGATTCGGGTCCAGACCCGGATTCGGATTCAGAGTCGCTGCTTTTCCACCAGGATTACTCGCCTCCTgctccgccgccgccgcctcCGCACGGGCCCTCGGTGTCCTGCAGCGAGGATCTCGGCGGCGTTGGGTTTTTGGATACTACCTGCAAGATCGTCGCCGATCTGAATCTTACTAAAGATGTGTATATAGCTGGTAAAGGTAATTTCATTATCTTACCTGGGGTTAAGTTCCACTGCTCGATCCCTGGGTGCTCTATTGCTATCAATGTCTCTGGGAACTTCTCTCTGGGAGCTGAATCCACGATTGTTGCTGGAACCTTTGAGCTTTCGGCTGGTAACGCTAGCTTTGCGGATGGATCGGCTGTGAACACGACGGGTTTGGCTGGGAGCCCTCCGCCGCAGACTAGCGGGACGCCGCAGGGGATTGACGGTGCTGGTGGAGGGCATGGTGGGAGGGGGGCTTGTTGTTTGACTGATACTAAGAAGCTTGCGGAAGATGTGTGGGGAGGGGATGCGTACTCGTGGTCGACTCTGGATGAGCCGTGGAGTTATGGTAGTAAAGGTGGGTCGACGAGTAGGGAGATTGATTATGGGGGAGGTGGTGGCGGGAGAGTGAAGATGAATGTTACGCAGTTTTTGGATGTTAATGGGAGCCTTTTGGCGGACGGAGGTTATGGAGGAGCTAAAGGTGGTGGTGGGTCTGGTGGCAGCATCTACATCACGGCATATAAGAT GACTGGAATTGGACAGATTAGTGCATGTGGTGGGAATGGTtacggtggtggaggtggtggaagAGTATCTGTCAATATTTTTAGCAGGCATGATGACCCAAAGATCTTTGTGCATG GCGGATACAGTATCGGATGTCCAGATAACTCAGGTGCTGCTGGGACTCTATACGATGCTGTTCCCCGAAGCCTTTTCGTTAGCAACTACAATCTGACGACAGATACTTACACGCTTCTCTTAGAATTCCCCTTCCAGCCTCTTTGGACCAATGTTTATATTCAGGATAAAGCACGGGCAACTTGTCCTCTGCTATGGAGTCGTGTTCAG GTTCAAGGGCAAATTAGTTTGTTGTGTGGAGGTGTTTTGAGCTTCGGATTGGCTCATTATGGTACATCAGTATTTGAATTATTGGCCGAAGAACTCTTAATGAGTGATTCCACTATCAAG GTTTATGGGGCTTTACGCATGACTGTCAAGATGTTCTTGATGTGGAATTCAGAATTGCATATagatggaggaggaggagatacAACTGTTTCGACTTCCATACTCGAAGCTAGCAATTTATTCGTTCTTAGG GAATCATCTGtcattcggtcaaatgcaaatcTTGGAGTCCATGGACAAGGTCTCCTGAACCTAACTGGACCAGGGGATTCGATTGAAGCACAACGGCTTGTTTTGTCACTGTTTTACCAGATTTAT GTTGGGCCTGGATCTATTTTGCGTGGTCCTCTACAGAATGCATCCCGAGATGCTGT TACGCCAAAGCTCTATTGTGATCGGCAAGATTGCCCCTATGAGCTACTGCATCCTCCAGAGGATTGCAATGTTAATTCTTCTCTATCCTTTACGCTACAG aTATGCCGCGTTGAGGATATTATCGTCGAAGGTTTCATCAAAGGATCAGTAGTTCATTTCCACCGTGCAAAAACAGTAACCCTTGAACCTTCTGGAGAGATTAGTGCCAGTGGAATGG GTTGTAGAGGTGGTGTAGGTGAAGGTAAATTGCTTGGAAATGGCTTTGGTAGTGGTGGTGGGCATGGCGGTAAAGGTGGCCGTGTATGTTACAATAACAGTTGTGTTGAAGGTGGAATTACGTATGGAAATGCAGAACTCCCTTGCGAGCTTGGCAGTGGAAGTGGCGATTATAGCCCGGACTATTCATCTTCTGGTGGTGGTATTGTAG TGATTGGTTCAATGGAGCAGCCTCTATCTGGTTTATCACTTGAAGGGTCAATTAGGGCTGATGGAGAAAGTGTCAAACGTTCGAGCAGAGATGAAAATGGTTCTGTTGTAGCACCTGGTGGTGGTTCTGGCGGAACAGTTCTTTTGTTCCTGCGTTATCTTATTTTGGGAGAGTCGTCTCTTCTCTCAAGTGGTGGTGGGTCAGGCAGTCctgctggtggtggtggtggcggaggTGGGAGGATCCATTTTCATTGGTCAAACATTCCCACTGGGGACATATACCAACCTATTGCTAGTGTAAAAGGAATAATCCATGCAAG GGGGGGAGCGGCAGTAGATGATGGTTTTCACGGTAAAAATGGCACCATAACTGGGAAGCCTTGTCCAAAGGGACTCCACGGTATATTTTGCAAG GAATGTCCATCTGGTACATTCAAGAATGTTACTGGATCTGACAGGTCTCTTTGCCTTCCTTGTCCCGTTGATGAACTTCCATCTCGTGCTGTCTACGTCCCAGTTCGAG GTGGTGTTTCTGAGACACCATGTCCATATCGATGCATATCGGAAAGGTATCACATGCCACACTGTTACACCGCTCTGGAGGAGTTAATTTACACATTTGGTGGGCCTTGGTTGTTTGGTCTTCTTCTGATGGGTCTCCTCATCCTATTAGCACTTGTACTTAGTGTTGCACGGATGAAATTTGTTGGAGTTGATGATTTACCTGGCCCAGCACCCACGCATCATGGCTCTCAAATAGATCATTCCTTCCCTTTCCTTGAATCACTGAATGAG GTGTTGGAAACAAATAGAGCAGAGCAATCACAGAGTCATGTGCATAGAATGTACTTCATGGGTCCTAATACATTCAGTGAGCCATGGCATCTCTCGCATATTCCCCCAGAAGAGATAAAAGAGATAGT ATACGAGGCTGCATTTAACACGTTTGTCGACGAAATCAACTCTATAGCTGCATATCAATGGTGGGAAGGTGCAATATATAGTATTCTTTCGGTGGTTGCATATCCGCTTGCGTGGTCATGGCAGCAATGGCGGCGGAAGTTGAAGTTGCAAAAATTGCGTGAGTTTGTACGTTCAGAGTATGATCATTCCTGTTTGCGCTCCTGTCGCTCCCGCGCTTTATACGAGGGCCTGAAG GTCGCTGCCACCCCCGATTTGATGCTTGCATATCTGGATTTCTTCCTTGGCGGGGATGAGAAAAGGACAGACCTTCCACCTGGGATTCACCAAAGGTTTCCAATGCCCATATTGTTTGGTGGTGATGGCAGTTACATGGCTCCTTTCTCACTTCAAAATGACAACATTCTTACTAGCCTGATGAGTCAG CTCGTTCCTCCCACTACTTGGTACAGACTGGTGGCTGGTGTGAATGCTCAATTGCGCCTTGTTCGCCGTGGGCGTCTGAGATCAACGTTTCTTTCTGTTCTGAGATGGTTAGAAACTCATGCTAATCCTGCTCTGGAAACACATGGCATACGGGTTGATCTAGCCTGGTTCCAGACCACAGCTTGTGGTTACTACCAATACGGTCTCTTGATTCATGCTGATGAGGATTGTGAACCAACATCACCTCAGTCTGTCAGTGAAACATCATGGACTGAGATCCAGCCACG TTTCGGTGTGACTGTACATAAAGAGAATTCTCCGGCACATTTAAGAGAGACTATGCTCTACAATCAAAACCACACAAACGCTGAGGATAATACAACGCGAAGAAAGAACTACGGAGGAATAATCGACCTTGACAGCTTACCGAGtctgaaagagaagagagatatGTTTTTCCTTCTCTCTTTCTTAGTTCACAACACGAAACCTGTGGGTCACCAG GATATGGTTGGCTTAGTTATATCGATGATACTTCTAGGAGATTTTAGTCTAGTCTTGCTCACCCTGCTCCAGCTGTATTCGATTTCGTTGGTGGATGTACTTTTGGCTTTGTCTATATTACCTCTCGGCTTGCTTTTGCCATTCCCCGCTGGGATCAATGCCTTATTCAGTCATGGACCCAGACGCTCTGCTGGCTTAGCACGTGTTTACGCTTTGTGGAATATCATGTCCTTGGTTAATGTG TTTGTTGCTTTCCTCTGCGGATATGTTCATTATAACAGCGAATCATCAGCAAGCAAGAAAATCCCATTTCAGCCGTGGAATATAAACAT GGGTGAAAGTGAGTGGTGGATATTTCCAGCGGGACTGGTCGTGTGTAAGATAATGCAGTCGCAGCTCATAAACCGGCATGTAGCAAACCTGGAGATACAAGACCGCTCTTTGTATAGTAAGGATTATCAGCTGTTTTGGCAGTC